A stretch of the bacterium genome encodes the following:
- a CDS encoding flavin prenyltransferase UbiX — protein MIIMGIGKKYIVAVTGASGSIYAKRLVESLNITGVKIFLLCSATGLAIFEHELSVKLPEKEKLTIFFKDYFNNKNIEYLENTDFHASISSGSFKTDGMVVIPASMGCIGRIAAGVSSSLIERAADVVLKERRKLILVPRETPLSSIHLENMLKISNAGGIILPAMPAFYNKPGSMDDLANFIAGRVLDALDIEHNLYKRWAD, from the coding sequence ATGATTATTATGGGTATCGGTAAAAAATATATTGTTGCCGTAACAGGAGCCAGTGGTTCAATTTACGCGAAAAGATTGGTCGAAAGCCTTAATATTACCGGTGTTAAAATATTTCTGCTTTGTTCTGCCACCGGTTTAGCTATTTTTGAGCATGAGCTATCGGTTAAACTGCCTGAAAAAGAGAAATTGACAATATTTTTTAAGGATTATTTCAATAATAAAAATATTGAATATCTTGAAAATACCGATTTCCACGCGTCTATCTCCAGCGGTTCATTCAAAACAGACGGAATGGTTGTAATTCCCGCGAGCATGGGGTGTATTGGAAGGATAGCGGCGGGTGTATCCTCAAGTTTAATCGAAAGGGCCGCGGATGTCGTTTTGAAAGAGAGAAGGAAATTGATTCTGGTCCCCCGAGAAACCCCTTTAAGTTCAATCCACCTTGAAAACATGCTTAAAATTTCAAACGCCGGGGGTATTATACTTCCCGCGATGCCCGCCTTTTACAACAAACCCGGATCCATGGATGACCTCGCGAATTTTATCGCGGGCAGGGTTTTAGACGCGCTGGATATTGAACATAACCTATATAAAAGATGGGCGGATTAA
- a CDS encoding peptidylprolyl isomerase: MLKYMRNNLKIIMWIIIGTFIGTIFVSWGMGGIQQQKNIAAKINGKKVPLTEYYEILNRYYNFYQKIYGKNLNPDILKKMNVEKMAIDQIIKDTLIEKKAEEIGVTVSDDEVIDYFKSYDIFQTNGKFDPRKFSQADQFVDASGRKVNWNEQEKLVRKDIIRMKMEEIIKDGITVSDKEVEFRYLFENEEIKVSYIFIDPKNFLSEKKIKEYYQKNEKQFEEPEKVKASHILFLVKDSDNFNEEREARNKAEKVLAELKTGKNFAELAKKYSEDSSKEKGGDLGYFSRGMMDANFERAAFALKTGETSPIIRSAYGFHIIKLTDRKDPYIKPFEEVKENIKYMAVTDEERNQAKKQAEEISKNLIEKNDLIKAAAESKIPVKSLDYFNRSKFVSGIADNKIFKENAFKLSKGATSRLIEAENGFYFIKLLERKQVNVEKFAQARDELKTRLLQEKKSSYLDNWYKDLIKNSKIAIYINPNEQV, translated from the coding sequence ATGCTTAAATATATGCGAAATAACCTGAAAATAATCATGTGGATAATCATTGGGACATTTATCGGGACTATTTTTGTTTCATGGGGAATGGGCGGGATTCAACAGCAAAAAAATATAGCCGCGAAAATCAACGGGAAAAAAGTGCCTTTGACTGAGTATTATGAAATTTTAAACCGTTATTATAATTTCTACCAGAAAATTTATGGAAAGAATTTAAATCCCGATATTCTTAAAAAGATGAATGTGGAAAAAATGGCAATAGACCAGATTATTAAAGACACATTAATTGAAAAAAAGGCGGAAGAAATCGGTGTTACCGTTTCAGATGATGAAGTAATAGATTATTTCAAAAGCTACGATATTTTTCAGACAAACGGGAAATTTGACCCGAGGAAATTCAGCCAGGCGGACCAATTTGTGGACGCCAGCGGAAGAAAAGTCAATTGGAACGAGCAGGAAAAACTGGTACGGAAAGACATAATCCGCATGAAAATGGAAGAAATCATTAAAGACGGCATAACGGTCTCAGATAAAGAAGTCGAATTCCGCTACCTGTTCGAAAACGAGGAAATTAAAGTGTCTTATATCTTCATAGACCCTAAAAATTTTCTTTCTGAAAAAAAGATTAAAGAATATTACCAGAAAAATGAAAAACAATTTGAAGAACCGGAAAAGGTAAAGGCAAGCCATATCCTTTTTCTGGTAAAAGACAGCGATAATTTTAATGAAGAAAGAGAAGCCAGGAATAAAGCGGAAAAAGTCCTGGCTGAATTAAAAACAGGAAAAAATTTTGCGGAACTGGCAAAAAAATATTCTGAAGATTCATCAAAGGAAAAAGGCGGGGATTTGGGTTATTTTTCACGGGGCATGATGGACGCGAATTTTGAAAGGGCGGCTTTTGCTTTAAAAACCGGGGAAACAAGCCCGATTATCCGCTCAGCTTACGGTTTTCATATTATCAAATTGACCGACAGAAAAGACCCGTATATCAAGCCGTTTGAAGAAGTAAAAGAGAACATCAAATACATGGCTGTAACTGATGAGGAAAGAAACCAGGCAAAAAAACAGGCGGAAGAGATATCAAAAAACCTGATTGAAAAAAATGATTTAATTAAAGCGGCCGCCGAATCCAAAATCCCGGTAAAAAGCCTGGATTATTTCAACCGTTCAAAATTTGTTTCCGGAATTGCCGACAACAAAATATTTAAAGAAAATGCCTTCAAATTATCAAAAGGAGCCACAAGCCGTTTAATTGAGGCGGAAAACGGCTTCTATTTTATAAAACTTCTTGAAAGAAAACAAGTGAACGTGGAAAAATTCGCGCAGGCCAGGGATGAGCTGAAAACCCGGTTGTTACAGGAAAAAAAATCCAGCTATCTTGACAATTGGTATAAAGATTTGATAAAAAATTCGAAAATTGCAATATATATAAATCCAAATGAACAGGTTTGA